One part of the Granulicella arctica genome encodes these proteins:
- a CDS encoding nucleotidyl transferase AbiEii/AbiGii toxin family protein, with protein MDKIAAGPASDRRDLFRESASRLGMNPAIVEKDFWVCWILKRLFTEPALKDQMVFKGGTSLSKVFGLIDRFSEDIDLVLDWRLLGYDQEGANDPYQATSSKTQQSRQNQEMNARAVAYIRDTLISQLNLLFAPISGIVARTDEDDPHTVNVFYPAAFEAGYIRPAVRLEIGPLASWVPSSSHSIKAYAAQAFPGAFSNPDFEVIAIDAERTFWEKATILHQEAHRPGAIPARYSRHYYDLYKLSESPIRSAALSDLVLLKSVVEFKERFYYSSWARYDLAIPGSFRLSPPNSQLPTLEKDYRAMRDMFYREPPTLGAILAGLAALEQEINTENQAG; from the coding sequence ATGGATAAGATTGCTGCTGGACCAGCCTCGGACAGGCGGGATCTATTCCGAGAGTCGGCGAGCCGGCTCGGGATGAATCCCGCCATCGTCGAGAAGGACTTCTGGGTCTGCTGGATTCTCAAACGCCTCTTTACGGAACCGGCCTTGAAGGATCAGATGGTCTTCAAAGGCGGTACAAGTCTCTCCAAGGTCTTCGGGCTGATTGATCGCTTCTCGGAAGACATTGACTTGGTTCTCGACTGGCGTCTTCTCGGCTACGATCAAGAGGGGGCCAACGATCCGTACCAAGCCACCTCCTCCAAGACACAGCAAAGCCGTCAAAACCAGGAGATGAACGCAAGGGCAGTTGCATACATCCGGGACACGCTGATTTCTCAACTCAACCTTCTCTTCGCGCCGATCTCTGGCATAGTCGCCAGAACCGACGAGGACGATCCTCATACAGTCAACGTGTTCTACCCGGCGGCGTTCGAGGCTGGATATATCCGGCCCGCAGTCCGATTGGAGATCGGGCCGCTCGCATCCTGGGTTCCTTCCAGTTCGCACAGCATCAAGGCTTATGCCGCTCAAGCCTTTCCGGGAGCTTTCTCCAATCCTGACTTTGAGGTCATCGCTATTGATGCCGAACGGACATTCTGGGAAAAGGCAACAATCCTTCATCAGGAAGCCCATCGTCCCGGCGCGATTCCCGCGCGGTACTCGCGGCATTACTACGACCTCTACAAGCTGAGCGAAAGTCCGATCAGGAGTGCTGCGCTTTCCGACCTCGTCTTGCTGAAATCGGTCGTCGAATTCAAGGAGCGGTTCTACTACTCTTCCTGGGCACGTTATGACTTGGCCATCCCCGGCTCATTCCGGTTGAGTCCTCCCAATAGCCAACTCCCCACGCTCGAAAAGGACTACCGCGCCATGCGCGATATGTTCTACCGGGAGCCTCCAACACTTGGAGCGATTCTGGCTGGACTGGCGGCATTGGAACAGGAAATCAACACAGAGAACCAA
- a CDS encoding mobile mystery protein A has protein sequence MRSEFRNLRLKQLDRALEPYRAARKEPRPSKGWIRAIRQALGISSGELARRLGTSRQLPLQLEKSEAEDRITLKSLRAAANALDCDLVYALVPRTDSMQELIENRARSEAKNRVLGVEHSMALENQAVGRIDEAVETETQRLVRKRTSR, from the coding sequence ATGCGCAGTGAGTTCAGAAATCTTCGTTTGAAACAACTGGATCGCGCCTTGGAGCCCTACCGCGCGGCGCGGAAGGAACCGCGTCCGTCAAAGGGATGGATACGTGCCATTCGTCAGGCACTTGGAATCTCTTCGGGGGAGCTGGCGCGAAGGCTCGGGACGAGCCGCCAACTGCCCTTGCAACTGGAAAAGAGCGAGGCGGAAGACCGCATCACCCTGAAGAGCCTACGCGCCGCAGCCAACGCGCTCGACTGCGATTTAGTCTATGCCCTCGTTCCACGAACTGACAGTATGCAGGAACTCATCGAGAACCGCGCACGCTCCGAGGCGAAAAATCGCGTTCTTGGGGTCGAACATTCGATGGCGCTTGAGAATCAAGCGGTCGGACGAATCGACGAAGCGGTTGAAACGGAAACGCAACGGCTCGTCAGAAAGCGCACATCCCGATGA
- a CDS encoding DUF6088 family protein, with protein MSQTFEDKALYRIRGTGGGWAFSPRDFLDLGGRPTVDSGLHRLEKRGEIRRVIRGIYDYPRFSKLLDQSLSPDIDQVARALARKFRWRIQPTGATALNFLGLSTQVPARAVYLSDGPDRVYQIGNTALAFEHTALKESGIELKESGLIVQALKSLGQERITPEIIAKIRAWLPESSRAKVLADTKTATGWVYSAIQQITQEDVHG; from the coding sequence ATGAGCCAAACATTTGAAGACAAGGCGCTATATCGCATTCGAGGGACAGGTGGAGGGTGGGCATTCTCGCCCCGAGACTTCCTGGACCTCGGAGGCCGCCCGACTGTCGATTCCGGGCTTCACCGGCTGGAGAAGCGCGGAGAGATTCGCCGCGTCATTCGTGGCATCTACGACTATCCCCGCTTCAGCAAGCTCCTCGATCAGAGCTTAAGCCCCGACATCGACCAAGTTGCGAGGGCCTTAGCCCGGAAGTTTCGCTGGCGCATTCAGCCCACCGGTGCCACTGCCTTGAATTTCCTCGGGCTTTCCACGCAGGTTCCTGCCCGCGCCGTCTATCTCTCGGATGGACCCGATAGGGTCTATCAGATCGGCAATACCGCGTTGGCTTTCGAGCATACGGCATTGAAGGAGTCCGGCATTGAACTCAAGGAAAGCGGCCTGATCGTTCAGGCGCTCAAGTCGCTCGGACAGGAGCGGATCACCCCTGAGATCATCGCGAAGATCCGTGCATGGCTGCCGGAATCGTCACGTGCCAAAGTCCTGGCCGATACCAAGACTGCGACTGGTTGGGTGTATAGCGCCATCCAGCAGATCACTCAAGAGGACGTTCATGGATAA
- a CDS encoding heparinase II/III domain-containing protein — protein sequence MISKHNEIGLMVIAGLALLPGIGSAQHIAIPSHVATTHPRVATLPGDSQAEIRKLGRSDDASRQIVQAAEQELAPLMAHVKTDPMWLASRLQMYWKTHATEVYNAGDSFDHTDGHAPVATVRYPGSRNPAVPYRAPKLEDVPAYEDETKGVYAVNESSPGEPFVWVEPSKAGRIVDAINSGILRKAETAARLYWITGDEAYARFAFTVFDTYMRGMYYRHEPVDLNHGHSQTIYGMSTFEVIQEGVLQTLADTYDFLHDYIKVHDLNALPIYADTFRKWIDVTMLNGVPFNNWDLIQARFAINVALVLDDDSAYADRRGAEFYINQVLNEDSTRQWSLGKLAARGFDTETGIWFESPGYSMGVVNDFIALINSLDTALGTDLLLDLPIVGKAVTATAQYTFPNGYTAGWGDSHYGLLNPSAAKEMAKNGRMHHRREQEVSFTGMAKALANLPGASPKGGGLSHDSVPLDELFNRAAFQLDPSVPASKLGDLVTPTFSAPNVSYFVQRVGTDARDGLTIAEAGSLGNHQHANGITIELFGKGLVLAPDSGIGSNYFQADHNEYYAQFPAHNTVVVDGISSYPTMMSHHSFTVNHAYPDPKEPRQALESSVTFNDVSFLEPETNADQRRVMSIVGKGVADGYYVDIFRSHRRDGRDLKNDYFFHGLGQSLDVADAHGGLLESRTTEKLTFADEELSAYDYLYDKHQFAAASVYRAVYRLKLPNQPEADLMLWMTGGPGRVLFRVKSPPATGLGDMIPKNVAKLPLETLVMRQTGEAWDRPFVNVIAPSDPNHPSTIQSVEEMATPGAPAGFVWLVVRHTDGTSEAIFSNVTGGPAVQCGQTTVQATYAMEESGSEGTRVLFLEGGSLIRAGDGASLRLEHAGSALFRRDGSSMRLSSSGDGSLTLPAKDSHEANLVVEVPGGTALHFAAQKTTEGGKAVDVYRLSRLPISSAHFQ from the coding sequence TTGATTTCTAAGCACAACGAGATTGGCCTGATGGTTATAGCTGGCCTCGCGCTGTTGCCTGGTATAGGTTCAGCACAGCACATAGCCATCCCATCCCATGTGGCAACCACTCACCCAAGAGTCGCGACGTTGCCTGGAGACTCGCAGGCAGAGATACGCAAGCTGGGAAGAAGCGATGATGCCTCGAGGCAGATCGTGCAAGCCGCCGAGCAGGAATTGGCGCCGCTTATGGCGCATGTAAAGACTGACCCTATGTGGCTGGCGTCCCGGCTTCAGATGTATTGGAAGACACACGCGACCGAAGTCTACAACGCTGGAGACAGCTTCGATCACACCGATGGACACGCGCCCGTTGCCACAGTGCGCTATCCGGGATCACGCAATCCAGCGGTTCCCTACCGTGCGCCCAAGCTCGAAGATGTTCCGGCGTACGAGGATGAAACCAAAGGCGTATATGCCGTAAATGAGTCGTCGCCGGGAGAACCCTTCGTATGGGTCGAACCCTCGAAGGCCGGCCGCATCGTCGATGCGATCAACAGCGGCATATTGCGGAAGGCAGAGACCGCCGCCCGGCTTTACTGGATCACGGGAGATGAAGCGTATGCCCGATTCGCATTCACCGTCTTCGATACCTACATGCGCGGAATGTACTACCGGCATGAGCCAGTCGATCTAAACCACGGGCATAGTCAGACAATCTATGGGATGTCGACGTTCGAAGTCATCCAAGAAGGCGTCCTCCAGACCCTCGCAGATACTTACGATTTTCTGCACGACTACATCAAAGTCCATGACTTGAACGCACTCCCCATCTATGCCGACACATTCCGTAAGTGGATCGACGTAACGATGCTTAACGGGGTGCCATTCAACAACTGGGACCTGATTCAGGCGCGTTTCGCGATTAACGTAGCGCTGGTGCTGGATGACGACAGCGCCTACGCAGACAGGCGAGGGGCCGAGTTTTACATCAATCAGGTTCTAAACGAGGACTCAACGAGGCAATGGTCGTTAGGGAAGCTGGCTGCCCGCGGCTTCGATACCGAAACCGGCATCTGGTTTGAGTCTCCCGGTTACTCGATGGGCGTGGTGAACGACTTCATTGCGCTCATCAACTCACTTGATACGGCGTTAGGCACCGACCTACTGCTCGATTTGCCAATCGTAGGGAAGGCGGTGACCGCGACCGCACAATACACCTTTCCCAACGGTTACACAGCGGGCTGGGGGGACTCGCACTATGGTCTATTGAACCCATCGGCGGCAAAAGAGATGGCGAAGAATGGAAGGATGCACCATCGTCGGGAGCAGGAGGTTTCCTTTACGGGGATGGCGAAGGCACTCGCCAATCTCCCCGGTGCCTCCCCGAAGGGAGGCGGCCTGTCCCACGACAGCGTTCCTCTCGATGAGTTATTCAATCGCGCGGCGTTCCAGCTTGATCCATCGGTTCCGGCATCAAAACTGGGCGATCTAGTGACACCGACCTTTAGCGCACCCAATGTGAGCTACTTTGTACAGAGAGTAGGAACGGATGCACGCGATGGGCTGACTATCGCGGAAGCTGGATCACTTGGAAACCACCAGCACGCGAACGGAATCACTATTGAATTGTTTGGCAAAGGCTTAGTCCTGGCACCGGATAGTGGAATTGGCTCAAACTACTTTCAGGCCGACCATAATGAGTACTATGCACAATTTCCCGCACACAACACCGTCGTAGTCGATGGCATCTCGTCGTATCCAACTATGATGAGCCACCACAGCTTTACGGTAAACCATGCATACCCCGATCCGAAAGAACCACGGCAAGCCTTGGAGTCGTCGGTCACATTCAATGATGTTTCATTCCTTGAACCGGAGACGAACGCCGATCAACGACGGGTGATGAGCATTGTGGGGAAGGGCGTCGCGGATGGATATTACGTCGACATCTTTCGTTCGCACCGCCGTGACGGACGAGATCTGAAGAACGATTACTTCTTTCACGGGCTCGGTCAAAGCTTGGACGTTGCCGATGCACACGGAGGCCTGCTCGAGAGCCGCACGACCGAGAAGTTGACCTTCGCCGACGAAGAGTTGAGCGCGTATGACTACCTCTACGACAAACATCAATTCGCAGCAGCAAGTGTCTATAGAGCGGTATATCGGTTGAAATTGCCGAACCAGCCTGAAGCTGACTTGATGCTTTGGATGACTGGCGGCCCAGGGCGTGTGCTGTTCCGCGTGAAGTCGCCCCCCGCGACCGGGTTAGGCGATATGATTCCAAAGAATGTTGCGAAGCTTCCATTGGAGACGTTGGTGATGCGTCAGACAGGCGAAGCGTGGGACCGTCCGTTTGTCAATGTGATCGCTCCAAGTGACCCGAATCACCCCTCAACGATTCAGTCAGTCGAGGAAATGGCAACGCCTGGAGCGCCTGCCGGGTTTGTATGGCTGGTCGTACGACACACGGATGGAACTTCGGAGGCGATCTTCAGCAACGTTACCGGCGGACCCGCTGTCCAATGCGGACAAACGACAGTTCAGGCGACATACGCCATGGAGGAATCGGGATCGGAAGGAACGCGAGTGCTCTTCCTGGAAGGCGGCTCACTCATTCGCGCGGGCGACGGTGCCTCGCTCCGTCTGGAGCACGCCGGCTCCGCCTTATTTCGCCGCGATGGCAGCAGTATGCGGCTCTCATCGAGCGGTGATGGATCGCTGACTCTGCCGGCCAAGGATTCTCACGAGGCTAACCTCGTCGTGGAGGTTCCAGGCGGGACCGCATTGCACTTTGCCGCCCAAAAGACGACCGAGGGCGGCAAGGCTGTCGACGTATACCGTCTGTCGCGGCTGCCGATTTCGTCAGCCCACTTCCAATAA
- a CDS encoding mobile mystery protein B, producing MTLFTTGDGNTPLSPDEQADLIPDLTTKEELNEWERQNILEAAAWAFDPRNLNRQDPFSETYVRELHLRMFDQTWKWAGVYRTTEKNIGIPHYQIRDALPALLGDVRYWVEHQIFEPDELAIRFHHRLVWIHPFANGNGRHARLMADVVVQRLGRPAFTWGSADIVKAGDFRRSYIDALRDADKNNIQSLVAFARS from the coding sequence ATGACTCTATTTACTACGGGAGACGGCAATACACCGCTGTCTCCTGACGAGCAGGCCGACCTCATTCCTGACCTCACCACAAAGGAAGAATTGAATGAGTGGGAACGCCAGAACATCCTCGAAGCGGCTGCATGGGCGTTCGATCCGCGCAACTTGAATCGACAAGACCCATTCTCCGAAACCTACGTGAGAGAACTGCACCTGCGCATGTTCGACCAGACGTGGAAGTGGGCAGGGGTCTACCGCACAACGGAAAAGAACATTGGCATACCTCACTACCAAATCCGCGATGCGCTGCCGGCTTTGCTGGGCGATGTGCGTTATTGGGTAGAACATCAGATCTTCGAACCAGACGAGCTTGCTATTCGGTTTCACCATAGGCTCGTCTGGATTCACCCGTTCGCAAACGGAAACGGTCGTCACGCCCGACTCATGGCGGATGTCGTCGTGCAGCGATTAGGTCGGCCAGCGTTTACCTGGGGTAGCGCAGACATCGTGAAAGCCGGTGACTTCCGGCGCAGTTACATCGACGCTCTTCGCGATGCCGATAAGAATAATATTCAATCCCTAGTGGCCTTTGCTCGCTCATGA